A genomic segment from Antedon mediterranea chromosome 6, ecAntMedi1.1, whole genome shotgun sequence encodes:
- the LOC140050922 gene encoding uncharacterized protein isoform X2, whose product MAGIELTEEMDIDVECVEDRDSDESLMIPEEDVSADFPEYPWFFNVEKMNSKMPQWVLHEDIDQKSRTAIEKMLLEEHLYSGKCVHTRSGSSKHGKKKQLFYKSKRNVERSDTHRMPWSDEEQQVFNQAREIHGNQWSKIADMIPTRTPSQVKNHAAVMQKKSEMSDTATNIRKQLKMLTPKELKKTQSHGNLSPKENDGSSKKESLKKQRPSRSPKKSGKNPQEEITSKLLNKSPVIIQGEAVKIQKLDSDEDVDIDVEMDSDDSSLGSPAFYKQTISSLSENSTTDCCSSDCTNKSDTQLTDRLEDSDISEKYSSQNSISNIDKGDGISSNVANSGVTIERYSPAKDSGIEVDQSQCKELRVCLEKLSPLCTKSEGTVKSDLKKVQESDQTCARRMPVTDRLVPVTDEILPIKEKIIPLYKTSVTAKVLFAKESVSLANEIVPVTTDEIVPVTTDEIKSLNLADKSLHVADKIVHVADKIVPVVVDKIVHVADKIVPVVVDNTPVLDKKPIANNKLNNFISEDITKPCTVKLTDSKDLTKDKTNNINDDNLNGQMSITVNSENVGQDSVEETNDLEEPKVGFQSDIAVEPSNSFIDTADIMSFKKQLNENSQQETRNLSDDYDIQKIPQENVKLDSASNIEQLTSGEISDNSENEDETSKSIDHGVCKSKKRYLFIRNLILRTWESHKQNYMNCGVIRNILKKRHKAGNVNDIGCIHKYLEKAGAINVGLENPNAKWKPKMCSVKLTKEDKINLIENRRMSMRPKRKKDAIIMEENDKSPTVRVSRTQPKQKAKSYDPFKLIACSKFSNLTPAPLTLKVTSKSLVVMDIHAHLSGTEVIGLLGGCFNQSQLTIQTAVPCNSLSTGMQCEMDPVSQTEACEAIIDSGLQVVGWYHSHPTFPPNPSVRDIETQSQFQSWFVQGGAPFVGVIVNPYSRNFQNESEFRFMIICDQWLDGEMTKQPFQFDFDVVHPVIDVNELITVTMNLLHKFKTYSYRIEMMERYRRKGELTYLEKMLLSLKKYLLLDGGSLQIGLIDKIREMVAEEFKSATTFNLQVNDD is encoded by the exons atgGCGGGGATCGAGTTGACAGAAGAAATGGATATTGATGTTGAGTGTGTTGAAGATAGAGACAg TGATGAATCTTTGATGATTCCGGAAGAAGACGTTTCTGCAGATTTTCCAGAATATCCATGGTTCTTCAATGTAGAAAAG ATGAACTCTAAAATGCCACAATGGGTGCTACATGAAGATATTGATCAGAAGAGTAGAACAGCTATAGAGAAGATGCTATTGGAAGAACA CCTATATTCAGGGAAGTGTGTGCATACCAGATCAGGGAGTTCTAAACATGGTAAAAAGAAGCAACTCTTCTATAAATCTAAACGCAA tgtTGAACGTTCAGACACCCATCGAATGCCTTGGTCAGACGAGGAACAGCAAGTGTTTAATCAAGCCAGG gaAATTCATGGTAACCAGTGGAGCAAGATAGCTGATATGATACCAACAAGAACACCATCACAAGTTAAGAATCATGCTGCCGTGATGCAAAAG AAATCAGAAATGTCTGATACAGCAACTAATATCAGAAAGCAGCTAAAGATGCTTACACCTAAAGAACTAAAGAAAACCCAGTCACATGGCAATTTGTCACCAAAAGAAAATGATGGTAGCAGCAAGAAGGAATCGCTAAAAAAGCAAAGACCAAGTCGATCACCTAAAAAATCTGGGAAAAACCCCCAAGAAGAAATAACTTCCAAACTGTTAAATAAATCACCTGTTATTATTCAAGGAGAAGCAGTTAAAATACAGAAGTTAGATTCAGATGAAGATGTAGATATTGACGTTGAAATGGATTCTGATGACTCATCTCTTGGTAGTCCTGCTTTCTATAAACAAACAATATCCAGCCTATCAGAGAACAGTACTACAGATTGCTGTTCCTCGGATTGCACTAATAAATCCGATACACAGCTCACTGATAGGTTAGAAGATTCAGACATAAGTGAAAAGTATTCTAGTCAAAATTCTATATCAAATATTGATAAAGGTGACGGTATATCAAGTAATGTTGCTAATTCAGGTGTTACCATTGAACGTTATTCACCAGCAAAAGATTCTGGAATCGAAGTTGATCAAAGCCAATGTAAAGAATTACGAGTATGCTTGGAGAAATTGTCTCCACTTTGTACAAAAAGTGAAGGCACTGTTAAATCTGATTTGAAGAAAGTACAAGAATCTGATCAAACTTGTGCAAGAAGAATGCCTGTGACAGACAGATTAGTGCCTGTTACAGATGAAATATTACCTATCAAAGAGAAAATAATACCACTCTACAAAACATCTGTCACAGCCAAAGTACTTTTTGCAAAGGAGAGTGTATCTCTGGCAAATGAAATAGTACCGGTCACCACAGATGAAATAGTACCGGTCACCACAGATGAAATAAAAAGTTTGAATCTCGCAGACAAAAGTCTACATGTCGCAGACAAAATAGTACATGTCGCAGACAAAATAGTACCTGTTGTTGTAGACAAAATAGTACATGTCGCAGACAAAATAGTACCTGTTGTTGTAGACAACACACCTGTTCTAGACAAAAAACCTATTGCAAACAATAaactaaacaattttatttcagaaGATATTACAAAACCTTGTACTGTTAAGCTGACTGACTCTAAAGATTTGAccaaagacaaaacaaataatataaatgatgatAATTTAAATGGTCAAATGTCCATCACAGTGAACTCGGAGAATGTCGGACAAGACTCAGTGGAAGAAACTAATGACTTAGAAGAACCAAAAGTTGGTTTCCAATCTGATATTGCAGTTGAACCGTCAAATTCATTTATTGACACTGCAGATATAATGTCTttcaaaaaacaattaaatgaaaACAGTCAACAGGAAACAAGGAATTTATCCGATGATTATGACATTCAGAAGATACCTCAAGAGAATGTTAAATTAGACAGTGCTTCTAATATAGAACAATTGACATCTGGTGAAATAAGTGATAACAGTGAAAACGAGGATGAAACAAGCAAAAGCATAGACCATG GTGTTTGCAAGTCTAAAAaacgttatttatttatacgCAACTTGATCTTGAGAACCTG GGAATCTCATAAACAGAATTACATGAACTGTGGTGTTATACGGAATATACTTAAGAAAAGGCACAAAGCTGGTAATGTCAATGATATTGGATGTATACACAAATACCTTGAGAAAGCTGGTGCTATCAATGTTGGACTAG AAAATCCTAATGCTAAATGGAAACCAAAGATGTGCTCTGTAAAATTGACAAAAGAAGATAAGATCAATTTAATTGAAAACAGAAGAATGTCAATg CGACCAAAACGAAAAAAGGATGCAATTATTATGGAAGAGAACGACAAGTCGCCTACTGTCag aGTTAGCCGTACGCAACCAAAACAGAAAGCCAAGTCATATGATCCGTTTAAATTAATTGCTTGCtcaaaattttcaaatttaacaCCA GCCCCATTGACGTTGAAGGTGACTTCTAAATCTCTTGTCGTTATGGACATTCATGCACATCTGTCAGGCACAGAGGTGATTGGTCTGTTAGGTGGATGCTTTAATCAAAGTCAGCTTACAATTCAAACCGCAGTGCCTTGTAACAGTCTTAGTACTGGCATGCAATGTGAGATGGACCCAG tttcaCAGACAGAAGCTTGTGAAGCAATTATAGATAGTGGATTACAGGTTGTTGGATGGTACCACAGTCATCCTACCTTTCCACCAAATCCATCAGTTAGAGATATCGAGACGCAATCACAATTTCAG AGCTGGTTCGTGCAGGGTGGAGCTCCGTTTGTTGGGGTTATTGTCAATCCTTATAGTAGAAACTTCCAGAATGAATCAGAATTCCGTTTCATGATCATTTGTGACCAGTGGTTAGATGGAGAGATGACAA AGCAACCATTTCAATTTGATTTTGATGTTGTTCACCCGGTGATTGACGTCAATGAATTAATAACTGTCACAATGAACCTTCTTCACAAATTCAAAACATACAGCTA
- the LOC140050922 gene encoding uncharacterized protein isoform X1, translating into MAGIELTEEMDIDVECVEDRDSDESLMIPEEDVSADFPEYPWFFNVEKMNSKMPQWVLHEDIDQKSRTAIEKMLLEEHLYSGKCVHTRSGSSKHGKKKQLFYKSKRNVERSDTHRMPWSDEEQQVFNQAREIHGNQWSKIADMIPTRTPSQVKNHAAVMQKKSEMSDTATNIRKQLKMLTPKELKKTQSHGNLSPKENDGSSKKESLKKQRPSRSPKKSGKNPQEEITSKLLNKSPVIIQGEAVKIQKLDSDEDVDIDVEMDSDDSSLGSPAFYKQTISSLSENSTTDCCSSDCTNKSDTQLTDRLEDSDISEKYSSQNSISNIDKGDGISSNVANSGVTIERYSPAKDSGIEVDQSQCKELRVCLEKLSPLCTKSEGTVKSDLKKVQESDQTCARRMPVTDRLVPVTDEILPIKEKIIPLYKTSVTAKVLFAKESVSLANEIVPVTTDEIVPVTTDEIKSLNLADKSLHVADKIVHVADKIVPVVVDKIVHVADKIVPVVVDNTPVLDKKPIANNKLNNFISEDITKPCTVKLTDSKDLTKDKTNNINDDNLNGQMSITVNSENVGQDSVEETNDLEEPKVGFQSDIAVEPSNSFIDTADIMSFKKQLNENSQQETRNLSDDYDIQKIPQENVKLDSASNIEQLTSGEISDNSENEDETSKSIDHDPTFNMSTSHEVVPISPTVFKKPGVNDDPFSFKCYSSQSGVCKSKKRYLFIRNLILRTWESHKQNYMNCGVIRNILKKRHKAGNVNDIGCIHKYLEKAGAINVGLENPNAKWKPKMCSVKLTKEDKINLIENRRMSMRPKRKKDAIIMEENDKSPTVRVSRTQPKQKAKSYDPFKLIACSKFSNLTPAPLTLKVTSKSLVVMDIHAHLSGTEVIGLLGGCFNQSQLTIQTAVPCNSLSTGMQCEMDPVSQTEACEAIIDSGLQVVGWYHSHPTFPPNPSVRDIETQSQFQSWFVQGGAPFVGVIVNPYSRNFQNESEFRFMIICDQWLDGEMTKQPFQFDFDVVHPVIDVNELITVTMNLLHKFKTYSYRIEMMERYRRKGELTYLEKMLLSLKKYLLLDGGSLQIGLIDKIREMVAEEFKSATTFNLQVNDD; encoded by the exons atgGCGGGGATCGAGTTGACAGAAGAAATGGATATTGATGTTGAGTGTGTTGAAGATAGAGACAg TGATGAATCTTTGATGATTCCGGAAGAAGACGTTTCTGCAGATTTTCCAGAATATCCATGGTTCTTCAATGTAGAAAAG ATGAACTCTAAAATGCCACAATGGGTGCTACATGAAGATATTGATCAGAAGAGTAGAACAGCTATAGAGAAGATGCTATTGGAAGAACA CCTATATTCAGGGAAGTGTGTGCATACCAGATCAGGGAGTTCTAAACATGGTAAAAAGAAGCAACTCTTCTATAAATCTAAACGCAA tgtTGAACGTTCAGACACCCATCGAATGCCTTGGTCAGACGAGGAACAGCAAGTGTTTAATCAAGCCAGG gaAATTCATGGTAACCAGTGGAGCAAGATAGCTGATATGATACCAACAAGAACACCATCACAAGTTAAGAATCATGCTGCCGTGATGCAAAAG AAATCAGAAATGTCTGATACAGCAACTAATATCAGAAAGCAGCTAAAGATGCTTACACCTAAAGAACTAAAGAAAACCCAGTCACATGGCAATTTGTCACCAAAAGAAAATGATGGTAGCAGCAAGAAGGAATCGCTAAAAAAGCAAAGACCAAGTCGATCACCTAAAAAATCTGGGAAAAACCCCCAAGAAGAAATAACTTCCAAACTGTTAAATAAATCACCTGTTATTATTCAAGGAGAAGCAGTTAAAATACAGAAGTTAGATTCAGATGAAGATGTAGATATTGACGTTGAAATGGATTCTGATGACTCATCTCTTGGTAGTCCTGCTTTCTATAAACAAACAATATCCAGCCTATCAGAGAACAGTACTACAGATTGCTGTTCCTCGGATTGCACTAATAAATCCGATACACAGCTCACTGATAGGTTAGAAGATTCAGACATAAGTGAAAAGTATTCTAGTCAAAATTCTATATCAAATATTGATAAAGGTGACGGTATATCAAGTAATGTTGCTAATTCAGGTGTTACCATTGAACGTTATTCACCAGCAAAAGATTCTGGAATCGAAGTTGATCAAAGCCAATGTAAAGAATTACGAGTATGCTTGGAGAAATTGTCTCCACTTTGTACAAAAAGTGAAGGCACTGTTAAATCTGATTTGAAGAAAGTACAAGAATCTGATCAAACTTGTGCAAGAAGAATGCCTGTGACAGACAGATTAGTGCCTGTTACAGATGAAATATTACCTATCAAAGAGAAAATAATACCACTCTACAAAACATCTGTCACAGCCAAAGTACTTTTTGCAAAGGAGAGTGTATCTCTGGCAAATGAAATAGTACCGGTCACCACAGATGAAATAGTACCGGTCACCACAGATGAAATAAAAAGTTTGAATCTCGCAGACAAAAGTCTACATGTCGCAGACAAAATAGTACATGTCGCAGACAAAATAGTACCTGTTGTTGTAGACAAAATAGTACATGTCGCAGACAAAATAGTACCTGTTGTTGTAGACAACACACCTGTTCTAGACAAAAAACCTATTGCAAACAATAaactaaacaattttatttcagaaGATATTACAAAACCTTGTACTGTTAAGCTGACTGACTCTAAAGATTTGAccaaagacaaaacaaataatataaatgatgatAATTTAAATGGTCAAATGTCCATCACAGTGAACTCGGAGAATGTCGGACAAGACTCAGTGGAAGAAACTAATGACTTAGAAGAACCAAAAGTTGGTTTCCAATCTGATATTGCAGTTGAACCGTCAAATTCATTTATTGACACTGCAGATATAATGTCTttcaaaaaacaattaaatgaaaACAGTCAACAGGAAACAAGGAATTTATCCGATGATTATGACATTCAGAAGATACCTCAAGAGAATGTTAAATTAGACAGTGCTTCTAATATAGAACAATTGACATCTGGTGAAATAAGTGATAACAGTGAAAACGAGGATGAAACAAGCAAAAGCATAGACCATG accCAACATTTAACATGTCTACATCACATGAGGTTGTACCCATCTCACCAACCGTATTTAAAAAACCGGGAGTCAATGATGACCCATTTAGTTTTAAATGCTATTCCTCTCAATCAGGTGTTTGCAAGTCTAAAAaacgttatttatttatacgCAACTTGATCTTGAGAACCTG GGAATCTCATAAACAGAATTACATGAACTGTGGTGTTATACGGAATATACTTAAGAAAAGGCACAAAGCTGGTAATGTCAATGATATTGGATGTATACACAAATACCTTGAGAAAGCTGGTGCTATCAATGTTGGACTAG AAAATCCTAATGCTAAATGGAAACCAAAGATGTGCTCTGTAAAATTGACAAAAGAAGATAAGATCAATTTAATTGAAAACAGAAGAATGTCAATg CGACCAAAACGAAAAAAGGATGCAATTATTATGGAAGAGAACGACAAGTCGCCTACTGTCag aGTTAGCCGTACGCAACCAAAACAGAAAGCCAAGTCATATGATCCGTTTAAATTAATTGCTTGCtcaaaattttcaaatttaacaCCA GCCCCATTGACGTTGAAGGTGACTTCTAAATCTCTTGTCGTTATGGACATTCATGCACATCTGTCAGGCACAGAGGTGATTGGTCTGTTAGGTGGATGCTTTAATCAAAGTCAGCTTACAATTCAAACCGCAGTGCCTTGTAACAGTCTTAGTACTGGCATGCAATGTGAGATGGACCCAG tttcaCAGACAGAAGCTTGTGAAGCAATTATAGATAGTGGATTACAGGTTGTTGGATGGTACCACAGTCATCCTACCTTTCCACCAAATCCATCAGTTAGAGATATCGAGACGCAATCACAATTTCAG AGCTGGTTCGTGCAGGGTGGAGCTCCGTTTGTTGGGGTTATTGTCAATCCTTATAGTAGAAACTTCCAGAATGAATCAGAATTCCGTTTCATGATCATTTGTGACCAGTGGTTAGATGGAGAGATGACAA AGCAACCATTTCAATTTGATTTTGATGTTGTTCACCCGGTGATTGACGTCAATGAATTAATAACTGTCACAATGAACCTTCTTCACAAATTCAAAACATACAGCTA